Proteins from a genomic interval of Coccinella septempunctata chromosome 2, icCocSept1.1, whole genome shotgun sequence:
- the LOC123308713 gene encoding uncharacterized protein LOC123308713: MLDQSGQKDYKRKGKAVKGPNNDQEVRNSKSGLVRTLHGNIYQLKLLMLFVKRGLDRGYLFELATEMDAAEEFDDLVFQYKKNNADGTEEKDEFTGREEIFSVLRNAPDLPNLAKGLAECVLDGKSINDHNSKNDRVGNLFKSYQSALIDEVIDKESYKLSVDFVEGQQLSSRAKNLRAAFKKVFDDRRKSFNLDDKPLITNPKRFAQEIAELIKSQPNKVIKIEQRQWHDIKNNFQKLAGYVLIKKDNKIKFSTAFLYDHKLPGDLNRFREELKIEFPRLNLGQCEFETYKDFKTCEEIYVDKDKFWEKIEEKELTLFKDFGKRDINLRSTEKFVEKFISLLEESKNLVVKIEGADPIINKNIRKLAQHVLIENEDEIRFSSEFLSDTQLPGNLNDFRSQLKAKLKELDFDLNILKEYKFYISNFPKFNLPNDSIEEIEENIKDFLKKLRFAVNQPNEGKLGEMIKDELGKEFNKIDIKNVYGRFLEKMLDWMKAKKGKFFSHEEGKTFFEGIREDILGTIWFNMKDPVTLFTGRKRELSDLHKALQRNQGKNKVTVISQMTSISGLGGIGKSELARKYAYDHWNDYDGNVIWINAEYNDTLKDSFLNLARDDKVRIPIMDKDRKEKEIEAIVKEIYGFFAKRKSLFIFDNAEKNNDLIKFLPLHGLPPNANKPYLLITSRIREWEEEIEVIDLSELKLEDAIEFVKTGLGISEEDESQDQEIKNLVEKLQRFPLAIQQAIAYIKDQRLILKLFGINDYLKEYEKKTKDLLDSNVFRGIDNHYATTTFTTWKITIDKIASNEQHGELALKILDTISYFAPENISRETFLSLAESEEKLKLASRLLVKYSMVNGGQEQSVLSIHILVQEVIRINLKGVDRDQEVLREALGLWRDNIKECDLDHSMSVWCYASSNHELVNEFCKLPRKIVDKLFDDRKYNKAFKFEKEALKSLKILGDEHLEVAIMNRYLANAYGDRGKYKKKRILEDEVLPILRKCHRDEHLEIARTVKNLGVVYGDLKDHEKQKKYLEEACGIFEKKLGKNDIELAKAKRNLANAYGDFGRYEEKRAILEDEILPILEEHHSNKPVEIARTLRNLGVVYGDLEDYEKQKKYLEEACKLFEENLAYDDIELAKAKRNLANAYGDFGRYEEKRAILEDEILPILEEHHSNKPVEIARTLRNLGVVYGDLEDYEKQKKYLEEACKLFEENLAYDDIELAKAKRNLANAYGDLGGYEKKRAILEEEVLPFLKKKYGDEVAKAKMNLADAYGGLGDYEKKRAILEERVLPFLKKKYGDEVAKAKMNLADAYGGLGDYEKKRAILEERVLPFLKKKYGDEVAKAKMNLADAYGGLGDYEKKRAILEERVLPFLKKKYGDEVAKAKMNLADAYGGLGDYEKKRAILEEKVLPFLKKKYGDDHVQVAKAKMNLADAYGGLGDYEKKRAILEEKVLPFLKKKYGDDHVQVAKAKRNLANAYGGLGDYEKKRAILEEEVLPFLKKKYGDEVAKAKMNLADAYGGLGDYEKKRAILEEEVLPIFKKCYRDDHVQVAEAKRNLANAYGGLGDYEKKRAILEHEVSPILKKKSEFDNSKLKSKLKSKSQKNLSKAYEKLGYPLHAAVICGNKDKVEEELKKHDVNRQTDDLVTPLHLAVRDGHLDIVKLLVEKQADPDIEDKNGETPSGLANKQLNQNTQIYQEIIDIFKSKSINQ, translated from the exons ATGCTAGATCAATCTGGGCAAAAGGATTATAAAAGGAAAGG TAAAGCAGTGAAGGGGCCAAATAATGATCAAGAAGTACGAAATTCTAAATCTGGATTGGTGCGTACCTTACATGGAAATATTTATCAGCTAAAGTTATTAATGCTGTTTGTGAAAAGAGGATTAGATAGAGGGTATCTTTTTGAATTAGCAACAGAAATGGATGCAGCTGAAGAGTTTGATGATTtggtttttcaatataaaaagaataaCGCAGATGGAACGGAAGAAAAG GATGAATTCACCGGAAGGGAGGAGATATTTTCAGTATTAAGAAACGCTCCTGATTTACCTAATCTAGCAAAGGGACTTGCTGAATGTGTATTAGATGGTAAGTCTATAAACGATCATAATTCCAAAAATGATCGAGTAGGTAATCTTTTCAAATCATATCAAAGTGCGTTGATAGACGAAGTTATTGATAAAGAAAGTTACAAACTAAGTGTTGATTTCGTGGAAGGACAGCAACTGTCTTCAAGGGCTAAAAATCTTCGAGCCGCTTTTAAAAAAGTATTTGATGATCGGAGAAAGTCTTTTAATTTAGATGATAAACCTCTTATAACAAATCCAAAAAGGTTTGCTCAGGAAATTGCTGAACTAATAAAAAGTCAACCTAATAAGGTCATTAAAATTGAGCAAAGACAGTGGCATGATATaaagaataattttcaaaagTTAGCTGGTTATGTATTAATAAAAAAAGATAACAAGATCAAGTTCAGCACAGCATTTTTATATGATCATAAATTGCCAGGTGATTTAAATCGTTTTAGAGAAGAGTTAAAAATTGAGTTTCCGAGGCTTAACCTTGGTCAATGCGAGTTTGAAACTTATAAAGACTTCAAAACTTGTGAGGAAATATATGTAGATAAGGATAAATTTTGGGAAAAAATAGAGGAAAAAGAATTGACGTTGTTTAAGGATTTTGGAAAGCGAGATATCAATCTCCGATCTACagaaaaatttgtagaaaaatttatttctttgcTAGAAGAAAGTAAAAATCTAGTTGTAAAAATAGAAGGAGCAGACCCAATTATTAACAAAAATATCCGTAAACTAGCCCAACATGTATTGATTGAAAACGAAGACGAGATTCGATTTAGCTCAGAATTTTTGAGCGATACTCAACTACCAGGTAATTTAAATGATTTTAGATCTCAATTAAAAGCTAAACTTAAGGAGCTCGATTTTGATTTGAACATACTTAAAGAGTATAAATTTTATATCAGCAATTTTCCTAAATTTAACTTGCCAAACGATAGTATCGAAGAAATAGAAGAAAATATAAaagattttttaaaaaaattaaggtttGCAGTCAATCAGCCAAATGAAGGTAAGCTTGGTGAAATGATTAAAGACGAGTTGGGTAaagaatttaacaaaattgatataaaaaatgTTTATGGTAGGTTCTTGGAGAAAATGCTGGATTGGATGAAAgccaaaaaaggaaaatttttcTCACATGAGGAAGGAAAGACTTTTTTTGAAGGAATAAGGGAAGATATTTTAGGGACAATTTGGTTTAATATGAAAGATCCAGTAACGTTATTCACTGGAAGAAAAAGAGAGTTAAGTGATTTACATAAAGCATTGCAGCGAAACCAAGGTAAAAATAAGGTTACAGTAATATCACAGATGACCTCTATTAGTGGTTTGGGAGGAATAGGTAAAAGTGAATTGGCTAGAAAGTATGCTTATGATCATTGGAATGATTATGATGGCAATGTTATATGGATAAATGCTGAATATAATGATACTCTTAAAGACTCTTTTCTTAATCTAGCTAGAGATGATAAAGTACGTATTCCTATAATGGATAAAGATAGAAAAGAAAAGGAAATAGAAGCTATTGTTAAAGAGATATATGGTTTTTTTGCAAAGAGgaaaagtttatttatttttgataatGCTGAAAAAAATAATGACTTGATTAAATTTTTACCACTTCATGGTTTACCACCTAATGCTAACAAGCCTTACCTTTTAATTACTTCTCGTATTAGAGAGTGGGAAGAAGAAATAGAAGTGATAGACCTAAGTGAATTAAAGTTAGAAGATGCAATAGAATTTGTGAAAACAGGGCTAGGTATATCTGAAGAAGATGAGTCGCAAGACCAAGAGATAAAAAATTTAGTAGAAAAACTACAGCGTTTTCCTTTAGCTATACAACAAGCAATAGCATATATTAAAGACCAGAGATTAATACTAAAATTATTTGGAATTAATGATTATTTgaaagaatatgaaaaaaagACAAAAGATTTACTTGACTCGAACGTATTTAGAGGAATCGATAATCACTACGCCACAACAACTTTTACAACTTGGAAAATTACAATTGATAAAATAGCTAGTAATGAACAACATGGAGAATTAGCTTTAAAGATTTTGGATACTATTTCTTACTTTGCACCTGAAAACATTAGTAGAGAAACATTTTTAAGTTTAGCAGAAAGTGAAGAAAAGTTAAAGTTAGCTTCTAGGTTACTTGTGAAGTATTCTATGGTAAATGGTGGGCAAGAGCAAAGTGTATTAAGTATTCATATTTTAGTGCAAGAAGTAATAAGAATAAATTTAAAGGGTGTGGATAGAGACCAAGAGGTTTTAAGAGAAGCACTAGGACTGTGGAGAGATAATATTAAAGAATGTGATTTAGACCATTCTATGTCTGTTTGGTGTTATGCAAGTAGTAACCATGAATTAGTGAATGAATTTTGCAAACTGCCGCGTAAGATTGTCGACAAATTATTTGACGATCGAAAATATAATAAAGCTTTTAAATTTGAGAAAGAGGCGTTGAAATCGTTAAAAATATTAGGAGACGAGCACTTGGAAGTTGCTATAATGAATCGATATTTAGCTAATGCTTATGGCGATAGAGgtaaatataagaaaaaaaggaTTCTTGAAGACGAGGTTTTACCTATTCTTAGGAAATGTCACCGCGATGAACATCTTGAAATTGCTAGGACAGTGAAAAACTTGGGTGTCGTTTATGGAGATTTAAAAGATCATGAGAAACAAAAGAAGTATCTGGAGGAGGCTTGCgggatttttgagaaaaaacttGGGAAGAACGATATTGAACTTGCTAAAGCAAAAAGAAACTTGGCTAATGCTTATGGCGATTTTGGTAGATATGAGGAAAAAAGGGCGATTCTTGAAGACGAGATTTTACCTATTCTTGAGGAACATCACTCCAATAAACCTGTTGAAATTGCTAGGACACTGAGAAACTTGGGTGTCGTTTATGGAGATTTAGAAGATTATGAGAAACAAAAGAAGTATCTGGAGGAGGCTTGCAAGCTTTTTGAGGAAAATCTTGCGTATGACGATATTGAACTTGCTAAAGCAAAAAGAAACTTGGCTAATGCTTATGGCGATTTTGGTAGATATGAGGAAAAAAGGGCGATTCTTGAAGACGAGATTTTACCTATTCTTGAGGAACATCACTCCAATAAACCTGTTGAAATTGCTAGGACACTGAGAAACTTGGGTGTCGTTTATGGAGATTTAGAAGATTATGAGAAACAAAAGAAGTATCTGGAGGAGGCTTGCAAGCTTTTTGAGGAAAATCTTGCGTATGACGATATTGAACTTGCTAAAGCAAAAAGAAACTTGGCTAATGCTTATGGCGATTTAGGTGGTTATGAGAAAAAAAGGGCGATTCTTGAAGAAGAAGTTCTTCCTTTTCTTAAGAAAAAGTATGGCGATGAAGTTGCTAAAGCAAAAATGAACTTGGCTGATGCTTATGGCGGTTTAGGTGATTATGAGAAAAAAAGGGCGATTCTTGAAGAAAGAGTTCTTCCTTTTCTTAAGAAAAAGTATGGCGATGAAGTTGCTAAAGCAAAAATGAACTTGGCTGATGCTTATGGCGGTTTAGGTGATTATGAGAAAAAAAGGGCGATTCTTGAAGAAAGAGTTCTTCCTTTTCTTAAGAAAAAGTATGGCGATGAAGTTGCTAAAGCAAAAATGAACTTGGCTGATGCTTATGGCGGTTTAGGTGATTATGAGAAAAAAAGGGCGATTCTTGAAGAAAGAGTTCTTCCTTTTCTTAAGAAAAAGTATGGCGATGAAGTTGCTAAAGCAAAAATGAACTTGGCTGATGCTTATGGCGGTTTAGGTGATTATGAGAAAAAAAGGGCGATTCTTGAAGAAAAAGTTCTTCCTTTTCTTAAGAAAAAGTATGGCG ATGATCACGTTCAAG TTGCTAAAGCAAAAATGAACTTGGCTGATGCTTATGGCGGTTTAGGTGATTATGAGAAAAAAAGGGCGATTCTTGAAGAAAAAGTTCTTCCTTTTCTTAAGAAAAAGTATGGCGATGA TCACGTTCAAGTTGCTAAAGCAAAAAGAAACTTGGCTAATGCTTATGGCGGTTTAGGTGATTATGAGAAAAAAAGGGCGATTCTTGAAGAAGAAGTTCTTCCTTTTCTTAAGAAAAAGTATGGCGATGAAGTTGCTAAAGCAAAAATGAACTTGGCTGATGCTTATGGCGGTTTAGGTGATTATGAGAAAAAAAGGGCGATTCTTGAAGAAGAAGTTCTTCCTATTTTTAAGAAATGTTATCGCGATGATCACGTTCAAGTTGCTGAAGCAAAAAGAAACTTGGCTAATGCTTATGGCGGTTTAGGTGATTATGAGAAAAAAAGGGCGATTCTTGAACACGAGGTTTCACCTATTCTTAAGAAAAAGTCTGAATTTGATAATTCGAAGTTGAAATCGAAGTTGAAATCGAAGTCGCAAAAAAATCTTAGTAAAGCCTATGAAAAATTAGGATATCCTCTTCATGCAGCTGTTATTTGTGGTAATAAGGATAAAGTAGAAGAAGAACTTAAGAAACATGATGTTAATCGTCAAACAGATGATTTGGTCACACCATTACACCTAGCTGTTCGAGATGGTCATTTAGATATTGTAAAACTACTAGTAGAGAAACAAGCAGATCCTGATATTGAAGATAAAAATGGAGAAACTCCTTCAGGGCTAGCTAACAAGCAGTTGAATCAAAATACACAAATTTATCAAGAAATTATAGATATTTTTAAGTCAAAATCTATTAATCAATAA